In the genome of Oncorhynchus mykiss isolate Arlee chromosome 18, USDA_OmykA_1.1, whole genome shotgun sequence, one region contains:
- the LOC118941030 gene encoding zinc finger protein 354A-like isoform X3, with translation MDGPLPLSSLRLLVPPLRLMSAVMWQVVGRRRLEHYGKLEDFVCLVTETVPELLTDRQRALLLLGLRAKQMSQEGIVEDVAPELIQTHLDRIQSICLTKSSDKAFEDAKARLMAYTQRSPGDQWTFGQYFNAELESLVCVFLSRLEELLPVPDFKQAASWLDSVPGGVDECLQSIPHSDRLRSVLQSQTCCREHLINRDSSPSQTNLLSSLPVCLPNLMVYCPSADSDRESEPFPEERMDEEGGEEQEKVCIKREDDEKSKVAELIGQDQESANRVAGETETSNLGIMGFIVQSQSIMIIPQPGQHSLAVVSQSAPTVTLPVACRGQTAVNSPSGQSRPSPERNTVPVSSQKPQASPGSIIPESSDKPVECIRVENDTDSPTGESSSSETLPSSVSHNPRRVAHKCPTCGKCFIYRSQVLRHLTTHSRGGRYKCAQCGVGFPTPWSLNDHKRSVCVNATFDCAQCGKRFASLREQYRHRLTHKTNTCFQCGAGFRTQLELTRHHKTHWAQPLHQCCLCGKRFRLLSSLTNHKQTHSSGGGFACTQCERVFGSAKERDAHRQMHRVPKLVCPVCGETFTSQAKLIKHQQTHPVPEGSEGQRYKCRYCEETFTGLTLMRIHQRSHLVDRPHQCDQCEKNFTTLGSLQSHLRTHSEEKPFLCAHCGKRFRTKDGMEGHLRIHTGEKPFHCSYCGKRFTALAGLNVHVRRHTGERPYVCEVCGKAWPSGGDLQKHMRCHTGERPYSCVDCGKTFSISCHLTEHMKTHSGQNQELVVKGIARILAMRPKEFNEVVDTIFMSLREVWRKLLTSAIAFAKSLCKNFHNNTHRLPVIALMLVSIGSRTTSNFLHTGHRDIISSDSGEVDKGTTSQSIPLRGPLI, from the exons ATGG atggccccctccctctctcttctctgagaCTCCTGGTGCCACCGCTGCGTCTGATGTCTGCGGTCATGTGGCAGGTGGTGGGGCGGCGGCGTTTGGAGCATTATGGGAAGCTGGAGGACTTTGTGTGTTTGGTCACAGAGACAGTTCCAGAACTACTGACTGACAGGCAGAGAGCATTACTGCTTCTAGGCCTCAGagcaaag CAGATGTCCCAGGAGGGGATAGTTGAGGATGTCGCCCCAGAACTCATCCAGACTCACCTGGACAGGATCCAGTCCATCTGTCTGacaaag TCCAGTGACAAGGCCTTTGAGGATGCCAAAGCCAGGCTCATGGCATACACCCAGAGGAGTCCAGGAGATCAATGGACT TTTGGTCAATACTTTAATGCAGAGCTGgagtctctggtgtgtgtgttcctctccagACTGGAGGAGCTGCTGCCAGTACCAGACTTTAAACAG GCTGCTTCCTGGCTTGACTCTGTCCCCGGTGGTGTGGATGAATGTCTGCAGTCTATCCCCCACAGTGACAGGCTGAGGTCTGTGCTGCAGAGCCAAACGTGCTGCCGGGAACACCTGATAAATAGAG ACTCCAGCCCATCCCAGACCAACCTCCTCAGCTCTCTACCTGTTTGTCTTCCAAATTTGATGGTGTACTGTCCCTCTGCCGACTCTGACAGGGAGTCAGAACCCTTCCCTGAGGAAAGgatggatgaagagggaggagaagaacaggagaaGGTCTGCATCAAACGAGAGGACGACGAGAAATCGAAAGTAGCCGAGCTGATTGGTCAAGACCAGGAATCAGCCAATAGAGTGGCAGGGGAAACGGAAACGTCCAACCTAGGGATTATGGGTTTCATTGTTCAGAGCCAATCTATAATGATTATCCCCCAGCCGGGCCAGCACTCTCTTGCTGTCGTCTCCCAGTCTGCACCCACTGTCACCTTGCCTGTGGCCTGCAGGGGGCAGACTGCAGTCAACTCTCCCTCAGGACAGAGCAGGCCCTCGCCAGAGAGGAACACTGTTCCTGTGAGCAGCCAAAAGCCCCAGGCCTCACCGGGGAG CATCATCCCAGAGTCGTCTGATAAGCCTGTAGAATGTATTAGGGTGGAGAATGACACAG ACAGCCCCACAGGGGAGTCATCGTCTTCCGAGACGCTCCCGTCTAGCGTATCCCACAATCCCCGGCGTGTTGCCCATAAGTGTCCGACGTGCGGGAAGTGTTTCATCTACCGTTCCCAGGTGCTGCGTCACCTGACCACACACTCGCGAGGCGGCCGCTACAAATGCGCCCAGTGTGGCGTTGGCTTCCCAACGCCCTGGAGCCTGAACGACCATAAGCGCTCTGTGTGTGTCAACGCCACCTTCGACTGCGCACAGTGCGGGAAGCGGTTTGCATCGCTCCGCGAGCAGTACCGCCACCGCCTCACCCACAAGACCAACACCTGTTTTCAATGTGGGGCGGGCTTTAGGACCCAGCTGGAACTGACCCGACACCACAAGACCCACTGGGCCCAGCCACTGCACCAGTGCTGCCTGTGTGGCAAACGCTTCCGCCTCCTCTCTAGCCTGACGAATCACAAGCAGACTCACTCTTCCGGCGGCGGCTTCGCCTGCACCCAGTGCGAGCGTGTGTTCGGCTCGGCGAAGGAGCGCGACGCCCACCGGCAGATGCACCGCGTACCCAAACTCGTCTGTCCTGTTTGCGGCGAGACATTCACCTCGCAGGCCAAACTCATCAAACACCAGCAGACCCATCCGGTCCCAGAGGGGAGCGAGGGCCAGAGGTACAAGTGCCGCTACTGTGAGGAGACGTTTACAGGCCTGACCCTCATGAGGATCCACCAGAGAAGCCATCTTGTGGACAGACCTCATCAATGTGACCAGTGTGAGAAGAACTTCACTACTCTGGGGTCCCTCCAGTCCCACCTCAGAACCCACTCGGAGGAGAAGCCCTTTCTCTGCGCCCACTGCGGCAAGCGCTTCCGGACCAAAGACGGCATGGAGGGACACCTCCGGATCCACACGGGCGAGAAGCCCTTCCACTGCTCCTACTGTGGGAAACGCTTCACGGCGCTCGCCGGGTTGAACGTTCACGTGCGGCGGCACACGGGCGAGAGGCCGTACGTGTGTGAGGTGTGCGGAAAGGCGTGGCCCTCTGGTGGGGACTTGCAGAAACACATGCGCTGTCACACAGGAGAAAGACCTTACAGCTGTGTTGACTGTGGGAAGACATTCTCCATATCCTGTCACCTGACAGAACACATGAAGACACACTCAGGTCAGAACCAGGAGCTTGTAGTTAAAGGGATAGCtcggattttggcaatgaggcccaaagagttcaatgaagttgtggataccatttttatgtctctgcgagAAGTTTggaggaagttgctaactagcgctaTTGCATTTGCTAaatccctgtgtaagaatttccacaacaatacccatagacttccagtcattgcgctaatgctagttagcattggctcgcgaactacctctaacttccttcatactggacacagagacataatatcatctgactctggggaagtagataaagggacaacatcccaaagtatccctttaaggggGCCGTTGATTTAA
- the LOC118941030 gene encoding zinc finger protein 354A-like isoform X1 codes for MDGPLPLSSLRLLVPPLRLMSAVMWQVVGRRRLEHYGKLEDFVCLVTETVPELLTDRQRALLLLGLRAKQMSQEGIVEDVAPELIQTHLDRIQSICLTKSSDKAFEDAKARLMAYTQRSPGDQWTFGQYFNAELESLVCVFLSRLEELLPVPDFKQAASWLDSVPGGVDECLQSIPHSDRLRSVLQSQTCCREHLINRDSSPSQTNLLSSLPVCLPNLMVYCPSADSDRESEPFPEERMDEEGGEEQEKVCIKREDDEKSKVAELIGQDQESANRVAGETETSNLGIMGFIVQSQSIMIIPQPGQHSLAVVSQSAPTVTLPVACRGQTAVNSPSGQSRPSPERNTVPVSSQKPQASPGRYVCIIPESSDKPVECIRVENDTDSPTGESSSSETLPSSVSHNPRRVAHKCPTCGKCFIYRSQVLRHLTTHSRGGRYKCAQCGVGFPTPWSLNDHKRSVCVNATFDCAQCGKRFASLREQYRHRLTHKTNTCFQCGAGFRTQLELTRHHKTHWAQPLHQCCLCGKRFRLLSSLTNHKQTHSSGGGFACTQCERVFGSAKERDAHRQMHRVPKLVCPVCGETFTSQAKLIKHQQTHPVPEGSEGQRYKCRYCEETFTGLTLMRIHQRSHLVDRPHQCDQCEKNFTTLGSLQSHLRTHSEEKPFLCAHCGKRFRTKDGMEGHLRIHTGEKPFHCSYCGKRFTALAGLNVHVRRHTGERPYVCEVCGKAWPSGGDLQKHMRCHTGERPYSCVDCGKTFSISCHLTEHMKTHSGQNQELVVKGIARILAMRPKEFNEVVDTIFMSLREVWRKLLTSAIAFAKSLCKNFHNNTHRLPVIALMLVSIGSRTTSNFLHTGHRDIISSDSGEVDKGTTSQSIPLRGPLI; via the exons ATGG atggccccctccctctctcttctctgagaCTCCTGGTGCCACCGCTGCGTCTGATGTCTGCGGTCATGTGGCAGGTGGTGGGGCGGCGGCGTTTGGAGCATTATGGGAAGCTGGAGGACTTTGTGTGTTTGGTCACAGAGACAGTTCCAGAACTACTGACTGACAGGCAGAGAGCATTACTGCTTCTAGGCCTCAGagcaaag CAGATGTCCCAGGAGGGGATAGTTGAGGATGTCGCCCCAGAACTCATCCAGACTCACCTGGACAGGATCCAGTCCATCTGTCTGacaaag TCCAGTGACAAGGCCTTTGAGGATGCCAAAGCCAGGCTCATGGCATACACCCAGAGGAGTCCAGGAGATCAATGGACT TTTGGTCAATACTTTAATGCAGAGCTGgagtctctggtgtgtgtgttcctctccagACTGGAGGAGCTGCTGCCAGTACCAGACTTTAAACAG GCTGCTTCCTGGCTTGACTCTGTCCCCGGTGGTGTGGATGAATGTCTGCAGTCTATCCCCCACAGTGACAGGCTGAGGTCTGTGCTGCAGAGCCAAACGTGCTGCCGGGAACACCTGATAAATAGAG ACTCCAGCCCATCCCAGACCAACCTCCTCAGCTCTCTACCTGTTTGTCTTCCAAATTTGATGGTGTACTGTCCCTCTGCCGACTCTGACAGGGAGTCAGAACCCTTCCCTGAGGAAAGgatggatgaagagggaggagaagaacaggagaaGGTCTGCATCAAACGAGAGGACGACGAGAAATCGAAAGTAGCCGAGCTGATTGGTCAAGACCAGGAATCAGCCAATAGAGTGGCAGGGGAAACGGAAACGTCCAACCTAGGGATTATGGGTTTCATTGTTCAGAGCCAATCTATAATGATTATCCCCCAGCCGGGCCAGCACTCTCTTGCTGTCGTCTCCCAGTCTGCACCCACTGTCACCTTGCCTGTGGCCTGCAGGGGGCAGACTGCAGTCAACTCTCCCTCAGGACAGAGCAGGCCCTCGCCAGAGAGGAACACTGTTCCTGTGAGCAGCCAAAAGCCCCAGGCCTCACCGGGGAGGTATGTGTG CATCATCCCAGAGTCGTCTGATAAGCCTGTAGAATGTATTAGGGTGGAGAATGACACAG ACAGCCCCACAGGGGAGTCATCGTCTTCCGAGACGCTCCCGTCTAGCGTATCCCACAATCCCCGGCGTGTTGCCCATAAGTGTCCGACGTGCGGGAAGTGTTTCATCTACCGTTCCCAGGTGCTGCGTCACCTGACCACACACTCGCGAGGCGGCCGCTACAAATGCGCCCAGTGTGGCGTTGGCTTCCCAACGCCCTGGAGCCTGAACGACCATAAGCGCTCTGTGTGTGTCAACGCCACCTTCGACTGCGCACAGTGCGGGAAGCGGTTTGCATCGCTCCGCGAGCAGTACCGCCACCGCCTCACCCACAAGACCAACACCTGTTTTCAATGTGGGGCGGGCTTTAGGACCCAGCTGGAACTGACCCGACACCACAAGACCCACTGGGCCCAGCCACTGCACCAGTGCTGCCTGTGTGGCAAACGCTTCCGCCTCCTCTCTAGCCTGACGAATCACAAGCAGACTCACTCTTCCGGCGGCGGCTTCGCCTGCACCCAGTGCGAGCGTGTGTTCGGCTCGGCGAAGGAGCGCGACGCCCACCGGCAGATGCACCGCGTACCCAAACTCGTCTGTCCTGTTTGCGGCGAGACATTCACCTCGCAGGCCAAACTCATCAAACACCAGCAGACCCATCCGGTCCCAGAGGGGAGCGAGGGCCAGAGGTACAAGTGCCGCTACTGTGAGGAGACGTTTACAGGCCTGACCCTCATGAGGATCCACCAGAGAAGCCATCTTGTGGACAGACCTCATCAATGTGACCAGTGTGAGAAGAACTTCACTACTCTGGGGTCCCTCCAGTCCCACCTCAGAACCCACTCGGAGGAGAAGCCCTTTCTCTGCGCCCACTGCGGCAAGCGCTTCCGGACCAAAGACGGCATGGAGGGACACCTCCGGATCCACACGGGCGAGAAGCCCTTCCACTGCTCCTACTGTGGGAAACGCTTCACGGCGCTCGCCGGGTTGAACGTTCACGTGCGGCGGCACACGGGCGAGAGGCCGTACGTGTGTGAGGTGTGCGGAAAGGCGTGGCCCTCTGGTGGGGACTTGCAGAAACACATGCGCTGTCACACAGGAGAAAGACCTTACAGCTGTGTTGACTGTGGGAAGACATTCTCCATATCCTGTCACCTGACAGAACACATGAAGACACACTCAGGTCAGAACCAGGAGCTTGTAGTTAAAGGGATAGCtcggattttggcaatgaggcccaaagagttcaatgaagttgtggataccatttttatgtctctgcgagAAGTTTggaggaagttgctaactagcgctaTTGCATTTGCTAaatccctgtgtaagaatttccacaacaatacccatagacttccagtcattgcgctaatgctagttagcattggctcgcgaactacctctaacttccttcatactggacacagagacataatatcatctgactctggggaagtagataaagggacaacatcccaaagtatccctttaaggggGCCGTTGATTTAA
- the LOC118941030 gene encoding zinc finger protein 135-like isoform X5, with the protein MDGPLPLSSLRLLVPPLRLMSAVMWQVVGRRRLEHYGKLEDFVCLVTETVPELLTDRQRALLLLGLRAKQMSQEGIVEDVAPELIQTHLDRIQSICLTKSSDKAFEDAKARLMAYTQRSPGDQWTFGQYFNAELESLVCVFLSRLEELLPVPDFKQAASWLDSVPGGVDECLQSIPHSDRLRSVLQSQTCCREHLINRDSSPSQTNLLSSLPVCLPNLMVYCPSADSDRESEPFPEERMDEEGGEEQEKVCIKREDDEKSKVAELIGQDQESANRVAGETETSNLGIMGFIVQSQSIMIIPQPGQHSLAVVSQSAPTVTLPVACRGQTAVNSPSGQSRPSPERNTVPVSSQKPQASPGRYVCIIPESSDKPVECIRVENDTDSPTGESSSSETLPSSVSHNPRRVAHKCPTCGKCFIYRSQVLRHLTTHSRGGRYKCAQCGVGFPTPWSLNDHKRSVCVNATFDCAQCGKRFASLREQYRHRLTHKTNTCFQCGAGFRTQLELTRHHKTHWAQPLHQCCLCGKRFRLLSSLTNHKQTHSSGGGFACTQCERVFGSAKERDAHRQMHRVPKLVCPVCGETFTSQAKLIKHQQTHPVPEGSEGQRYKCRYCEETFTGLTLMRIHQRSHLVDRPHQCDQCEKNFTTLGSLQSHLRTHSEEKPFLCAHCGKRFRTKDGMEGHLRIHTGEKPFHCSYCGKRFTALAGLNVHVRRHTGERPYVCEVCGKAWPSGGDLQKHMRCHTGERPYSCVDCGKTFSISCHLTEHMKTHSGEKPFSCPECGKSLKRKFDLKKHLLTHSGVRPYPCPHCDKSYTRRTHLNRHLQKHSAELLAAAL; encoded by the exons ATGG atggccccctccctctctcttctctgagaCTCCTGGTGCCACCGCTGCGTCTGATGTCTGCGGTCATGTGGCAGGTGGTGGGGCGGCGGCGTTTGGAGCATTATGGGAAGCTGGAGGACTTTGTGTGTTTGGTCACAGAGACAGTTCCAGAACTACTGACTGACAGGCAGAGAGCATTACTGCTTCTAGGCCTCAGagcaaag CAGATGTCCCAGGAGGGGATAGTTGAGGATGTCGCCCCAGAACTCATCCAGACTCACCTGGACAGGATCCAGTCCATCTGTCTGacaaag TCCAGTGACAAGGCCTTTGAGGATGCCAAAGCCAGGCTCATGGCATACACCCAGAGGAGTCCAGGAGATCAATGGACT TTTGGTCAATACTTTAATGCAGAGCTGgagtctctggtgtgtgtgttcctctccagACTGGAGGAGCTGCTGCCAGTACCAGACTTTAAACAG GCTGCTTCCTGGCTTGACTCTGTCCCCGGTGGTGTGGATGAATGTCTGCAGTCTATCCCCCACAGTGACAGGCTGAGGTCTGTGCTGCAGAGCCAAACGTGCTGCCGGGAACACCTGATAAATAGAG ACTCCAGCCCATCCCAGACCAACCTCCTCAGCTCTCTACCTGTTTGTCTTCCAAATTTGATGGTGTACTGTCCCTCTGCCGACTCTGACAGGGAGTCAGAACCCTTCCCTGAGGAAAGgatggatgaagagggaggagaagaacaggagaaGGTCTGCATCAAACGAGAGGACGACGAGAAATCGAAAGTAGCCGAGCTGATTGGTCAAGACCAGGAATCAGCCAATAGAGTGGCAGGGGAAACGGAAACGTCCAACCTAGGGATTATGGGTTTCATTGTTCAGAGCCAATCTATAATGATTATCCCCCAGCCGGGCCAGCACTCTCTTGCTGTCGTCTCCCAGTCTGCACCCACTGTCACCTTGCCTGTGGCCTGCAGGGGGCAGACTGCAGTCAACTCTCCCTCAGGACAGAGCAGGCCCTCGCCAGAGAGGAACACTGTTCCTGTGAGCAGCCAAAAGCCCCAGGCCTCACCGGGGAGGTATGTGTG CATCATCCCAGAGTCGTCTGATAAGCCTGTAGAATGTATTAGGGTGGAGAATGACACAG ACAGCCCCACAGGGGAGTCATCGTCTTCCGAGACGCTCCCGTCTAGCGTATCCCACAATCCCCGGCGTGTTGCCCATAAGTGTCCGACGTGCGGGAAGTGTTTCATCTACCGTTCCCAGGTGCTGCGTCACCTGACCACACACTCGCGAGGCGGCCGCTACAAATGCGCCCAGTGTGGCGTTGGCTTCCCAACGCCCTGGAGCCTGAACGACCATAAGCGCTCTGTGTGTGTCAACGCCACCTTCGACTGCGCACAGTGCGGGAAGCGGTTTGCATCGCTCCGCGAGCAGTACCGCCACCGCCTCACCCACAAGACCAACACCTGTTTTCAATGTGGGGCGGGCTTTAGGACCCAGCTGGAACTGACCCGACACCACAAGACCCACTGGGCCCAGCCACTGCACCAGTGCTGCCTGTGTGGCAAACGCTTCCGCCTCCTCTCTAGCCTGACGAATCACAAGCAGACTCACTCTTCCGGCGGCGGCTTCGCCTGCACCCAGTGCGAGCGTGTGTTCGGCTCGGCGAAGGAGCGCGACGCCCACCGGCAGATGCACCGCGTACCCAAACTCGTCTGTCCTGTTTGCGGCGAGACATTCACCTCGCAGGCCAAACTCATCAAACACCAGCAGACCCATCCGGTCCCAGAGGGGAGCGAGGGCCAGAGGTACAAGTGCCGCTACTGTGAGGAGACGTTTACAGGCCTGACCCTCATGAGGATCCACCAGAGAAGCCATCTTGTGGACAGACCTCATCAATGTGACCAGTGTGAGAAGAACTTCACTACTCTGGGGTCCCTCCAGTCCCACCTCAGAACCCACTCGGAGGAGAAGCCCTTTCTCTGCGCCCACTGCGGCAAGCGCTTCCGGACCAAAGACGGCATGGAGGGACACCTCCGGATCCACACGGGCGAGAAGCCCTTCCACTGCTCCTACTGTGGGAAACGCTTCACGGCGCTCGCCGGGTTGAACGTTCACGTGCGGCGGCACACGGGCGAGAGGCCGTACGTGTGTGAGGTGTGCGGAAAGGCGTGGCCCTCTGGTGGGGACTTGCAGAAACACATGCGCTGTCACACAGGAGAAAGACCTTACAGCTGTGTTGACTGTGGGAAGACATTCTCCATATCCTGTCACCTGACAGAACACATGAAGACACACTCAG GTGAGAAGCCGTTCTCTTGTCCAGAGTGTGGGAAGAGCCTGAAGAGGAAGTTTGATCTGAAGAAGCACCTGTTGACTCACTCTGGAGTGCGTCCGTACCCCTGCCCTCACTGTGACAAGAGCTACACCCGCCGCACACACCTCAACAGGCACCTACAGAAACACTCGGCCGAGCTGTTAGCAGCAGCATTGTAG
- the LOC118941030 gene encoding zinc finger protein 354A-like isoform X2, with protein MDGPLPLSSLRLLVPPLRLMSAVMWQVVGRRRLEHYGKLEDFVCLVTETVPELLTDRQRALLLLGLRAKMSQEGIVEDVAPELIQTHLDRIQSICLTKSSDKAFEDAKARLMAYTQRSPGDQWTFGQYFNAELESLVCVFLSRLEELLPVPDFKQAASWLDSVPGGVDECLQSIPHSDRLRSVLQSQTCCREHLINRDSSPSQTNLLSSLPVCLPNLMVYCPSADSDRESEPFPEERMDEEGGEEQEKVCIKREDDEKSKVAELIGQDQESANRVAGETETSNLGIMGFIVQSQSIMIIPQPGQHSLAVVSQSAPTVTLPVACRGQTAVNSPSGQSRPSPERNTVPVSSQKPQASPGRYVCIIPESSDKPVECIRVENDTDSPTGESSSSETLPSSVSHNPRRVAHKCPTCGKCFIYRSQVLRHLTTHSRGGRYKCAQCGVGFPTPWSLNDHKRSVCVNATFDCAQCGKRFASLREQYRHRLTHKTNTCFQCGAGFRTQLELTRHHKTHWAQPLHQCCLCGKRFRLLSSLTNHKQTHSSGGGFACTQCERVFGSAKERDAHRQMHRVPKLVCPVCGETFTSQAKLIKHQQTHPVPEGSEGQRYKCRYCEETFTGLTLMRIHQRSHLVDRPHQCDQCEKNFTTLGSLQSHLRTHSEEKPFLCAHCGKRFRTKDGMEGHLRIHTGEKPFHCSYCGKRFTALAGLNVHVRRHTGERPYVCEVCGKAWPSGGDLQKHMRCHTGERPYSCVDCGKTFSISCHLTEHMKTHSGQNQELVVKGIARILAMRPKEFNEVVDTIFMSLREVWRKLLTSAIAFAKSLCKNFHNNTHRLPVIALMLVSIGSRTTSNFLHTGHRDIISSDSGEVDKGTTSQSIPLRGPLI; from the exons ATGG atggccccctccctctctcttctctgagaCTCCTGGTGCCACCGCTGCGTCTGATGTCTGCGGTCATGTGGCAGGTGGTGGGGCGGCGGCGTTTGGAGCATTATGGGAAGCTGGAGGACTTTGTGTGTTTGGTCACAGAGACAGTTCCAGAACTACTGACTGACAGGCAGAGAGCATTACTGCTTCTAGGCCTCAGagcaaag ATGTCCCAGGAGGGGATAGTTGAGGATGTCGCCCCAGAACTCATCCAGACTCACCTGGACAGGATCCAGTCCATCTGTCTGacaaag TCCAGTGACAAGGCCTTTGAGGATGCCAAAGCCAGGCTCATGGCATACACCCAGAGGAGTCCAGGAGATCAATGGACT TTTGGTCAATACTTTAATGCAGAGCTGgagtctctggtgtgtgtgttcctctccagACTGGAGGAGCTGCTGCCAGTACCAGACTTTAAACAG GCTGCTTCCTGGCTTGACTCTGTCCCCGGTGGTGTGGATGAATGTCTGCAGTCTATCCCCCACAGTGACAGGCTGAGGTCTGTGCTGCAGAGCCAAACGTGCTGCCGGGAACACCTGATAAATAGAG ACTCCAGCCCATCCCAGACCAACCTCCTCAGCTCTCTACCTGTTTGTCTTCCAAATTTGATGGTGTACTGTCCCTCTGCCGACTCTGACAGGGAGTCAGAACCCTTCCCTGAGGAAAGgatggatgaagagggaggagaagaacaggagaaGGTCTGCATCAAACGAGAGGACGACGAGAAATCGAAAGTAGCCGAGCTGATTGGTCAAGACCAGGAATCAGCCAATAGAGTGGCAGGGGAAACGGAAACGTCCAACCTAGGGATTATGGGTTTCATTGTTCAGAGCCAATCTATAATGATTATCCCCCAGCCGGGCCAGCACTCTCTTGCTGTCGTCTCCCAGTCTGCACCCACTGTCACCTTGCCTGTGGCCTGCAGGGGGCAGACTGCAGTCAACTCTCCCTCAGGACAGAGCAGGCCCTCGCCAGAGAGGAACACTGTTCCTGTGAGCAGCCAAAAGCCCCAGGCCTCACCGGGGAGGTATGTGTG CATCATCCCAGAGTCGTCTGATAAGCCTGTAGAATGTATTAGGGTGGAGAATGACACAG ACAGCCCCACAGGGGAGTCATCGTCTTCCGAGACGCTCCCGTCTAGCGTATCCCACAATCCCCGGCGTGTTGCCCATAAGTGTCCGACGTGCGGGAAGTGTTTCATCTACCGTTCCCAGGTGCTGCGTCACCTGACCACACACTCGCGAGGCGGCCGCTACAAATGCGCCCAGTGTGGCGTTGGCTTCCCAACGCCCTGGAGCCTGAACGACCATAAGCGCTCTGTGTGTGTCAACGCCACCTTCGACTGCGCACAGTGCGGGAAGCGGTTTGCATCGCTCCGCGAGCAGTACCGCCACCGCCTCACCCACAAGACCAACACCTGTTTTCAATGTGGGGCGGGCTTTAGGACCCAGCTGGAACTGACCCGACACCACAAGACCCACTGGGCCCAGCCACTGCACCAGTGCTGCCTGTGTGGCAAACGCTTCCGCCTCCTCTCTAGCCTGACGAATCACAAGCAGACTCACTCTTCCGGCGGCGGCTTCGCCTGCACCCAGTGCGAGCGTGTGTTCGGCTCGGCGAAGGAGCGCGACGCCCACCGGCAGATGCACCGCGTACCCAAACTCGTCTGTCCTGTTTGCGGCGAGACATTCACCTCGCAGGCCAAACTCATCAAACACCAGCAGACCCATCCGGTCCCAGAGGGGAGCGAGGGCCAGAGGTACAAGTGCCGCTACTGTGAGGAGACGTTTACAGGCCTGACCCTCATGAGGATCCACCAGAGAAGCCATCTTGTGGACAGACCTCATCAATGTGACCAGTGTGAGAAGAACTTCACTACTCTGGGGTCCCTCCAGTCCCACCTCAGAACCCACTCGGAGGAGAAGCCCTTTCTCTGCGCCCACTGCGGCAAGCGCTTCCGGACCAAAGACGGCATGGAGGGACACCTCCGGATCCACACGGGCGAGAAGCCCTTCCACTGCTCCTACTGTGGGAAACGCTTCACGGCGCTCGCCGGGTTGAACGTTCACGTGCGGCGGCACACGGGCGAGAGGCCGTACGTGTGTGAGGTGTGCGGAAAGGCGTGGCCCTCTGGTGGGGACTTGCAGAAACACATGCGCTGTCACACAGGAGAAAGACCTTACAGCTGTGTTGACTGTGGGAAGACATTCTCCATATCCTGTCACCTGACAGAACACATGAAGACACACTCAGGTCAGAACCAGGAGCTTGTAGTTAAAGGGATAGCtcggattttggcaatgaggcccaaagagttcaatgaagttgtggataccatttttatgtctctgcgagAAGTTTggaggaagttgctaactagcgctaTTGCATTTGCTAaatccctgtgtaagaatttccacaacaatacccatagacttccagtcattgcgctaatgctagttagcattggctcgcgaactacctctaacttccttcatactggacacagagacataatatcatctgactctggggaagtagataaagggacaacatcccaaagtatccctttaaggggGCCGTTGATTTAA